In Fervidobacterium nodosum Rt17-B1, one genomic interval encodes:
- a CDS encoding glycosyltransferase codes for MKILMVAPLSLTYPPKDGYSMVVIYLAYFLKNFYNVESDIMVPEDEKYSAKDLIDSGIFNKVYNYQINSKWRALLKSFFSKDVYTMVRNDINDKDLKKFIVSINNAKYDAIIFNHSFSFHLYRKLIKHINDYNYKIIYWSHNIDYLYFKNMSKEARNPVEKFFYYFSYKKLKNIEVDFIKSVDNIVSVSKHEVEYLRKINPRANVFWIPPLIPELKLNKEEKLCDFDDKLKNYQYKILFTGSLGIPQNVKPTIWFAKEVFPIIKNKLNACFIIAGKNPSKEIINLSKRNNDIILYPNVPSMTQLYKISDLVVVPLFSSSGIKLKLIEALKYEKKVVARPEALLGAGLEKLVPNAREPQEFAKKCIDALEEKIDYTNIFREFRNIYDNKMIIDDIIKILSW; via the coding sequence GTGAAAATATTAATGGTCGCCCCTTTAAGTTTGACTTATCCACCTAAGGATGGATACTCAATGGTTGTTATTTATTTGGCATATTTTCTGAAGAATTTTTATAACGTAGAATCAGATATTATGGTTCCAGAAGATGAAAAATATTCGGCTAAGGATTTAATTGATTCTGGAATTTTTAACAAAGTTTATAATTACCAAATAAATAGTAAATGGAGAGCTCTACTTAAATCTTTTTTCTCAAAAGATGTTTATACTATGGTAAGAAACGATATAAATGATAAAGACTTAAAAAAATTCATTGTAAGCATAAATAATGCTAAATACGATGCTATCATATTCAATCATAGTTTCTCATTTCATTTATATAGAAAATTAATAAAACATATAAACGACTACAATTACAAGATTATTTATTGGAGTCATAATATCGATTACTTGTATTTTAAAAATATGTCTAAAGAAGCAAGAAATCCAGTAGAGAAATTCTTTTATTACTTTAGCTATAAAAAATTAAAAAATATAGAAGTTGATTTTATTAAGAGCGTCGATAACATAGTTTCTGTCTCCAAACATGAGGTAGAGTATTTAAGAAAAATAAATCCTAGAGCTAACGTTTTTTGGATTCCTCCCCTGATACCTGAATTGAAATTAAACAAAGAAGAGAAACTTTGCGATTTTGATGATAAACTTAAAAATTACCAGTATAAAATTTTATTCACCGGCAGCTTAGGAATACCACAAAATGTAAAACCAACAATTTGGTTCGCTAAAGAAGTTTTTCCGATTATAAAAAATAAGTTAAATGCTTGTTTTATAATTGCAGGTAAGAATCCTTCTAAGGAAATTATTAATTTATCAAAAAGAAATAATGATATAATACTGTATCCAAATGTTCCTTCAATGACCCAGTTATATAAAATATCAGATTTAGTTGTTGTTCCTTTGTTTAGTTCATCAGGTATAAAATTAAAGCTTATAGAAGCATTAAAGTATGAAAAAAAGGTTGTAGCAAGGCCTGAAGCTCTTTTAGGTGCTGGACTTGAGAAACTAGTACCAAACGCTAGAGAACCACAAGAATTTGCAAAAAAATGTATTGATGCTTTAGAAGAAAAAATAGATTACACGAATATATTTAGAGAATTCCGTAATATCTATGATAATAAAATGATTATTGATGACATAATTAAAATTTTATCTTGGTAA
- a CDS encoding transposase — MKLNFDNVEHREVRLGKNNECESKFSLFKVFVKAKRSFKKFSNIKVLYSDEFMQII, encoded by the coding sequence GTGAAACTAAATTTTGATAATGTTGAGCACAGAGAAGTAAGACTAGGTAAAAACAACGAATGTGAATCGAAATTTTCGTTATTTAAGGTGTTTGTGAAAGCGAAAAGGAGCTTCAAGAAATTTAGCAACATAAAAGTACTATATAGTGATGAATTTATGCAAATTATATGA
- a CDS encoding glycosyltransferase has translation MKLVLLSSNLFDTFGGYEKIILTLFQNLAQKKFEFTIISVAYTKKLLSNKILDEFKNYNIHRFSPYKNNFVRRLSIILSKISFRDFLIDNGMLKEYFKKLNFNPDLILVTDPFLVLSARNAVESLNLNTKIVYWDHAQLINFLKYGKTRFLLRKEITKALNSADAFLAISTGIRNIILSYNPNAKVFTVFNPISKYEGKLVRRPNNPIFLYVGRIEDHQKNISFMLKGLSKIKNKWKLIIIGEGPDKNKLINLAKKLKIEDKIEWKGFKKDPYENLEEVTALLLTSRWEGLPTVLIEAIQRGIPVISSNCSTGPEDIVISGVNGYLYEDGNLNEFVSLMEKIINGKLKFGTPEEIAKTAEKFDADIVIANIKNAIKTIVSN, from the coding sequence GTGAAATTAGTGCTTTTATCTTCAAATTTGTTTGATACCTTTGGAGGTTATGAGAAAATAATTTTAACATTATTTCAAAATTTAGCACAAAAAAAATTTGAATTTACAATAATTTCAGTAGCTTATACCAAGAAATTATTATCAAATAAAATTTTAGATGAATTTAAAAATTACAATATTCATAGATTTTCCCCATACAAGAATAATTTTGTAAGAAGGTTGTCCATCATTTTAAGTAAGATTTCGTTTAGAGATTTTCTAATCGATAATGGTATGTTAAAAGAATACTTTAAGAAACTTAATTTTAACCCAGACTTAATTTTAGTTACTGATCCATTTTTGGTGTTAAGTGCACGAAATGCAGTTGAAAGTTTGAATTTAAACACAAAAATTGTTTATTGGGACCACGCACAACTAATAAATTTTTTGAAATATGGGAAAACCAGATTTTTGCTGAGAAAAGAAATAACTAAAGCACTTAATTCCGCTGATGCTTTTCTGGCAATATCTACCGGTATAAGAAATATTATTCTTTCGTACAATCCAAATGCTAAAGTTTTTACAGTTTTTAATCCTATAAGTAAGTACGAAGGAAAACTTGTTAGACGACCAAATAATCCTATATTTCTCTATGTTGGTAGAATTGAAGATCATCAGAAAAATATTTCTTTTATGCTTAAGGGATTAAGTAAAATAAAGAATAAATGGAAACTTATAATAATTGGTGAAGGTCCGGATAAGAATAAACTAATTAATTTGGCTAAAAAATTAAAAATAGAAGACAAAATTGAATGGAAAGGTTTTAAAAAGGATCCTTATGAAAATTTAGAAGAAGTAACTGCTTTGCTTTTAACTTCTAGATGGGAAGGGTTACCAACCGTACTTATTGAAGCTATTCAAAGGGGAATTCCTGTAATTTCGTCAAATTGTAGTACAGGTCCGGAAGATATCGTTATATCAGGTGTTAATGGATACTTGTATGAAGATGGTAACTTAAATGAATTTGTAAGCTTAATGGAAAAGATTATAAATGGAAAACTAAAATTTGGAACACCTGAGGAAATTGCCAAAACAGCTGAAAAGTTTGATGCAGATATTGTTATTGCTAATATTAAAAATGCTATTAAAACTATTGTTTCTAACTAA
- a CDS encoding transposase-like zinc-binding domain-containing protein, giving the protein MTNIQLKCPHCGSSNFIKNGHDKFKNQIFFCKDCKRYFKLSFTKKHKLFSFPYPRCVHCNHVMEIYKIRRYFVRFRCRKCNFKTSVPLSLPQPVPFNFHPFKFFRFPIYIILKAFILYFKYNLSLRAIKACLNINVSHVAIYKWIIKLSSVISLFEFENVFKVHGSEV; this is encoded by the coding sequence ATGACTAATATCCAACTCAAATGCCCTCATTGTGGCTCTTCTAACTTCATCAAAAACGGTCATGATAAGTTCAAAAACCAAATCTTCTTTTGCAAAGACTGCAAGCGTTACTTTAAACTTTCCTTCACTAAAAAACACAAACTCTTCTCTTTCCCTTACCCTCGTTGTGTTCATTGTAACCATGTCATGGAAATTTACAAAATCCGCCGTTATTTCGTTCGTTTCAGATGCAGAAAGTGCAACTTCAAAACTTCTGTTCCACTTTCTCTTCCTCAGCCTGTGCCTTTCAACTTTCATCCTTTCAAATTCTTCCGTTTCCCTATCTATATCATTCTCAAAGCTTTCATCTTGTACTTCAAATACAACCTTTCTCTTCGTGCTATTAAAGCTTGCTTGAATATCAATGTCTCTCATGTCGCTATTTACAAATGGATTATCAAGTTATCTTCTGTTATTTCGCTTTTTGAGTTTGAGAATGTATTTAAAGTTCATGGTAGTGAAGTCTAA
- the wecB gene encoding non-hydrolyzing UDP-N-acetylglucosamine 2-epimerase — protein MKILSLVGARPQIIKEAMLNKEFQEAGITEILVHSGQHYDYNMSDVFFSVLNIKQPDYNLNVGSGTHAEMTGKIMIEFEKVVIKEKPDMILVYGDTNTTLAGALVGSKLKIPVAHVEAGIRQKPKDMPEEINRVLTDHVSSLLFCPSELAVKNLKKEGIEEGVYFVGDVMYDLFLKMKPQFKYEKLEELRLKEDEYIVCTIHRDFNTDVREKLETILQQLAKIGKEKKIIFPIHPRTKKKIKEYGLEGYTKDLIITEPLDYLNMMGVIEKSGMVITDSGGLQKEAYWCGRRALVVMEDTGWRELIENGWNKLAKQEEIYEKAEEILSERNKKYPSNVYGNGDSSKKILVVLRGIS, from the coding sequence ATGAAAATCCTATCACTAGTCGGAGCACGCCCACAGATAATCAAAGAAGCAATGCTAAATAAAGAATTTCAAGAAGCCGGAATTACCGAAATACTCGTCCATTCTGGTCAACATTACGATTACAATATGTCTGATGTATTTTTCAGCGTGTTGAATATAAAGCAACCTGATTACAACTTAAACGTAGGCTCCGGTACTCATGCGGAAATGACTGGTAAAATAATGATTGAATTTGAAAAAGTTGTAATTAAAGAAAAACCTGATATGATATTGGTTTACGGTGATACAAACACCACATTAGCAGGTGCGCTGGTGGGCTCAAAATTAAAAATACCAGTTGCACATGTCGAAGCAGGAATAAGGCAGAAACCAAAAGACATGCCAGAAGAGATAAACAGAGTTCTCACCGACCATGTGTCAAGTTTATTATTCTGCCCAAGCGAACTTGCGGTAAAAAATTTGAAAAAAGAAGGTATTGAAGAAGGAGTGTATTTTGTAGGTGATGTGATGTACGATTTATTCTTAAAGATGAAGCCACAGTTTAAGTACGAAAAATTAGAAGAATTAAGACTAAAAGAGGATGAATATATAGTATGTACGATACATAGGGACTTCAACACAGACGTAAGGGAAAAACTTGAGACAATTCTTCAACAATTAGCGAAGATAGGGAAAGAGAAGAAGATAATATTCCCGATACACCCGAGGACGAAAAAGAAGATAAAAGAGTATGGGTTAGAAGGATACACGAAAGATTTAATAATAACTGAACCGCTGGACTATTTGAATATGATGGGTGTTATAGAAAAAAGTGGGATGGTAATAACAGATTCGGGAGGATTACAAAAAGAGGCATATTGGTGTGGAAGAAGGGCGTTAGTGGTAATGGAAGACACGGGGTGGAGAGAGTTAATAGAGAACGGGTGGAATAAGTTGGCAAAACAAGAAGAGATATATGAAAAAGCGGAAGAAATTTTGAGTGAGAGGAACAAGAAATATCCGAGTAATGTTTACGGAAATGGTGATTCGAGTAAGAAAATTTTGGTTGTATTGAGAGGTATATCCTAA
- a CDS encoding glycosyltransferase family 4 protein has translation MKALVITNLAPISSNLNSGIFIVRRLQKYEKFNVEFDVVSLSFEDNQLVLLIKKLLKKATIDPKPVEEYENIQFKIASIYRNMNSLLKEKFFNGYRITAKKYAVEIEKILKIEDYDLIHAHGMFSIPAGLIAKILADKYDKPFVVSLHGDDINLLMPERRDIYVEVLEKAWTNIFVSNALLEKAKSLGYSGKNGVVIPNGYNNEIFKPLVKKEIRNELKIYKDDYKYVGFVGYLVLVKRADKLGEIFNLIAKECPKTYFIVVGDGPLREEIKKETEGLNIIFTGRISQQEVAKWMNAMDVMVLPSRQEGFGAVVIEAQACGTCVIGSSNGGIPEAIGFPEYVVQEGENFEERFAKKVVEVLVHGYDASKLIERSKEFTWRNIVEREIEVYRKIV, from the coding sequence ATGAAAGCTCTTGTCATAACAAATCTTGCACCAATTTCTTCTAATTTAAATTCTGGAATTTTTATTGTTCGAAGATTGCAGAAATATGAAAAGTTTAATGTTGAATTCGATGTAGTCTCTTTATCTTTTGAAGATAATCAATTAGTTTTACTGATTAAAAAACTATTAAAAAAAGCCACAATAGACCCAAAACCTGTCGAAGAATATGAAAATATCCAATTTAAAATTGCTTCAATTTATAGGAATATGAACTCTTTACTAAAAGAAAAATTTTTCAACGGTTATCGTATAACTGCTAAAAAATACGCTGTTGAAATTGAAAAAATACTTAAAATAGAAGATTACGATTTGATACACGCTCATGGAATGTTTAGCATTCCTGCTGGATTAATTGCAAAGATTTTAGCAGATAAATACGATAAACCATTTGTTGTAAGCCTACATGGTGATGACATAAACTTACTTATGCCAGAAAGAAGAGATATTTACGTTGAAGTACTTGAAAAAGCTTGGACTAATATCTTTGTTAGCAATGCCCTTTTAGAAAAAGCAAAGTCACTGGGTTATTCTGGCAAAAATGGTGTAGTAATACCAAATGGATATAATAATGAAATATTTAAACCTTTGGTTAAGAAAGAAATAAGGAATGAACTTAAAATATACAAAGACGATTACAAGTATGTTGGCTTTGTTGGATATCTCGTGTTAGTGAAGAGAGCTGATAAGCTCGGTGAAATATTTAATCTCATCGCTAAAGAATGTCCAAAGACATATTTCATAGTAGTTGGAGATGGTCCGTTGAGAGAGGAAATTAAAAAGGAAACAGAAGGTTTAAATATCATCTTTACCGGTAGGATATCTCAGCAAGAAGTAGCAAAATGGATGAACGCAATGGATGTTATGGTTTTACCAAGTAGGCAGGAAGGATTTGGTGCCGTGGTAATCGAAGCGCAAGCGTGTGGGACTTGTGTAATTGGAAGTAGTAATGGAGGGATACCTGAAGCGATAGGTTTTCCAGAGTATGTAGTTCAAGAAGGGGAAAATTTTGAAGAAAGGTTTGCTAAGAAAGTGGTTGAAGTATTAGTACATGGATATGATGCAAGTAAATTAATAGAAAGAAGTAAAGAGTTTACTTGGAGAAACATTGTGGAAAGAGAGATAGAAGTTTATAGAAAAATAGTTTAA
- a CDS encoding glycosyltransferase family 4 protein, translated as MALEHNLSREQIREKYNIPNDAFVVSYVGRHNHVKGYDLLQKAAEEVWRKEPNVYFLIAGKEFPIRGLRDKKWIEVGWTNIPGNIVNASDVFVLPNRRTFFDLILLEVMSIGKPIIASFTGGNKFVSRQTNGIITFEKENIADLVKKILDLSLLSRDELERLGLENKILYNNYYTPEKFALRYRKEVGRLFFGEIQK; from the coding sequence GTGGCTTTAGAACACAACTTGTCAAGGGAACAAATTAGGGAGAAATATAATATTCCAAATGATGCGTTTGTTGTTAGTTATGTTGGGCGACACAATCATGTTAAGGGGTACGATTTGTTGCAAAAAGCTGCAGAAGAAGTGTGGAGAAAAGAACCAAATGTGTATTTTCTTATCGCAGGAAAGGAATTTCCAATTCGTGGGTTAAGAGACAAGAAATGGATAGAAGTAGGTTGGACAAATATACCGGGAAATATTGTAAATGCTTCGGATGTTTTCGTTTTGCCTAATAGGAGAACATTTTTCGATCTTATTTTGTTGGAGGTAATGTCCATCGGAAAACCAATAATAGCTTCTTTCACAGGTGGGAATAAATTCGTTAGTAGACAAACGAATGGAATAATAACTTTTGAAAAAGAAAATATTGCAGATTTAGTCAAGAAGATCCTTGATCTATCATTATTATCAAGAGATGAACTTGAAAGGCTTGGATTAGAGAACAAAATTTTATACAATAACTATTACACACCAGAGAAATTTGCTTTGAGATATAGAAAAGAAGTTGGAAGGTTATTTTTTGGAGAAATTCAAAAATAA
- the glf gene encoding UDP-galactopyranose mutase, which yields MFDILVIGAGLAGSTSARILAEKGYKVLVIEKHKHIAGHCHDYKDENGITVHTYGPHIFHTNNKQVWDFVNRFGEFHYYQHKVLSYAEGKLIPFPINRDTIAQVFGIELATYEVEEFLEKEVKKSKFNNPPKNFRDVVVSQIGERLYDMFFKNYTIKQWERDPEELAPDVAKRIPIRTNRDDRYFSDKYQGIPKNGYTKMVENMLNHPNISLMLGVDYFEVRDLFKPKLTVYTGELDRFFDYMYGKLEYRSLRLELKTIDKEYYQPVAVVNYPNDYDWTRITEYKHFLDEKSEKTTVCFEYPLAEGEPYYIVMT from the coding sequence ATGTTCGACATATTAGTAATAGGAGCGGGATTAGCAGGTTCAACATCTGCAAGAATATTGGCTGAAAAAGGATATAAAGTTCTTGTTATCGAGAAACACAAGCATATCGCTGGCCATTGCCATGATTACAAAGATGAAAATGGCATTACTGTCCATACCTATGGACCACATATATTCCACACCAACAATAAACAAGTCTGGGATTTCGTAAATCGATTCGGCGAATTCCATTATTACCAACATAAAGTACTAAGTTACGCAGAAGGTAAGCTTATACCATTCCCAATTAATAGAGATACCATTGCTCAAGTTTTCGGAATTGAACTTGCCACATACGAAGTTGAGGAGTTTTTGGAAAAGGAAGTCAAGAAATCAAAATTCAACAATCCACCAAAAAATTTCAGAGATGTTGTTGTATCACAAATCGGAGAAAGATTATATGATATGTTTTTCAAAAATTACACAATAAAACAATGGGAAAGAGATCCGGAAGAATTAGCACCAGATGTGGCAAAGAGGATACCAATAAGGACAAACAGAGACGATAGATATTTCTCAGATAAATATCAAGGCATACCAAAGAACGGATATACGAAAATGGTAGAAAACATGCTAAACCATCCCAATATATCATTAATGTTGGGAGTAGATTACTTTGAAGTAAGGGATTTATTTAAACCAAAACTTACTGTATATACAGGAGAATTGGATAGATTTTTTGACTACATGTACGGCAAATTAGAATATCGTTCGTTAAGACTTGAGTTAAAAACGATTGATAAAGAATATTATCAACCAGTGGCGGTAGTTAATTATCCAAACGACTATGATTGGACAAGGATAACTGAATACAAGCACTTTTTAGATGAGAAGAGTGAGAAAACGACAGTATGTTTTGAATATCCATTAGCAGAAGGAGAACCATATTATATAGTTATGACCTAA
- a CDS encoding oligosaccharide flippase family protein → MSIAKNYVYNLILTISNIIIPFITIPYITRVLNPEGIGAVAFTGSIVECFVMFSALGITLYGPREIASVRDNPEKLRDTFWNIQYTKILTVLASYLAFIIFTLFSQEKYRALYIMQSLTIINTLLDITFLFSGLEEFSKITTRGLLVRIVSTILIFIVIQKPEDYYLYPLINVLSNVFGSIIMWFYLPKNLSITKPSFEKIKQTLIGSFKLFVPLAAIEVYVVLDKTMVGILSTEAEVSYYTMSQRLVKMILSLITSLGPVMMSRVSNLVSNNQHEQVQKYTRIIFDFVTYASILAIILTIFTMNDFVPIFFGSKFLKVKDLIVYITPIILFISWSNLFGIQIMVPMKKENYLTISVIAGAITNFTMNLILIPKYQSLGAVIGTVIAEFTVTLVQIILVRKLINLKPLFNEIWKHMLSGLVTSLVLILITKINISPITNIFLIILAGGIVYILVESILKSSTNSFLLKKIMSALKIG, encoded by the coding sequence ATGAGCATTGCCAAAAATTATGTTTACAACTTAATACTAACAATTAGCAATATTATTATCCCTTTTATAACTATTCCATACATCACGAGAGTACTTAATCCAGAAGGAATAGGCGCTGTTGCATTCACCGGTTCAATAGTTGAATGTTTTGTTATGTTTTCGGCACTTGGAATTACTTTATACGGGCCAAGAGAAATAGCATCCGTCAGAGATAATCCAGAAAAATTAAGAGATACTTTTTGGAATATACAATATACGAAAATACTTACAGTACTTGCATCTTATTTGGCTTTTATCATATTCACACTCTTTAGTCAAGAAAAATACAGAGCTTTATATATAATGCAATCACTTACCATAATAAACACACTTTTAGATATCACATTTTTGTTTTCAGGGCTCGAGGAATTTTCAAAAATAACAACAAGAGGTCTATTAGTAAGAATAGTAAGCACGATCTTGATTTTTATTGTTATTCAGAAACCAGAAGACTATTATCTTTATCCATTAATAAATGTTTTATCAAACGTTTTCGGAAGTATTATAATGTGGTTTTATTTGCCAAAAAATTTAAGCATTACAAAGCCTTCGTTTGAAAAAATCAAACAAACTTTAATTGGTTCATTCAAATTGTTTGTACCTCTTGCTGCTATAGAAGTTTATGTGGTTCTTGATAAAACAATGGTTGGAATATTATCAACAGAAGCAGAAGTTAGCTATTATACGATGTCTCAAAGATTAGTAAAAATGATTTTATCTTTAATTACATCACTAGGGCCCGTTATGATGTCAAGAGTATCTAATCTTGTTTCAAATAATCAACACGAGCAGGTGCAAAAATATACACGAATAATTTTTGATTTTGTTACTTATGCCTCTATATTAGCAATTATTCTAACCATATTTACAATGAACGACTTTGTACCTATCTTCTTCGGAAGCAAGTTTTTAAAAGTTAAGGATTTGATAGTATATATAACTCCAATAATATTGTTTATTTCTTGGAGCAATTTATTTGGAATACAAATAATGGTACCAATGAAAAAGGAAAATTATTTAACAATATCAGTGATAGCTGGAGCAATAACAAACTTCACGATGAATTTAATACTTATCCCAAAATATCAATCACTTGGGGCTGTCATTGGAACGGTTATAGCGGAATTCACAGTTACATTGGTTCAAATTATTTTGGTAAGGAAGCTAATCAATTTAAAACCCCTTTTTAACGAAATATGGAAACATATGTTATCTGGTTTAGTAACATCACTTGTGTTGATTTTAATAACTAAGATTAATATTTCACCAATTACGAATATTTTTTTAATAATTTTAGCTGGAGGAATTGTTTATATTTTAGTCGAATCAATTTTGAAATCATCTACTAACAGTTTTTTACTAAAGAAAATAATGTCAGCTTTAAAAATAGGATAA
- a CDS encoding sugar transferase translates to MYLSLAIVFTNIGITVLLSNAFLGNIALAILNDFFFLLFAFALRAYDDDNLESFNESVVRFYVSAFLSFLFVISVVSIFDFNVSKYNILYLNLLLPIALSVVNNILFKISLKTTKPKKYLVIGRQEELKPILDEITQKSKGRYVFADFINPSPVTFRQKVIHYDNVLIGDYELYERIKDEIQDDIKLKNVEYLSELSEKLLKRIPIAVIQKFKEYYELEFSKAKESPAKRLLDIIGGTFGLILFSPFMLITAIAILIEDGRPVVFKQLRVGKDGKYFEFIKLRSLKNDGFDSNNPNGTIEKRLLKIGKVIRSTRIDESLQFWLILKGKMSLVGPRPEMIEYHRLYSQQIPFYEYRLKLKPGLTGWAQINFKHTTTLEEYMKKTEYDLYYVKNRSTLMDLRIILQTIEVIFWRKGAK, encoded by the coding sequence ATGTATTTGAGCCTCGCTATTGTTTTTACCAATATTGGAATAACAGTGCTTTTGTCAAATGCTTTTTTAGGAAATATTGCTTTAGCTATTCTAAATGATTTTTTCTTTTTACTTTTTGCGTTTGCATTGAGAGCATACGATGATGATAATTTGGAAAGCTTCAATGAATCTGTCGTACGATTCTATGTTTCAGCTTTTCTGTCATTCCTTTTTGTTATTTCTGTTGTTTCAATTTTTGATTTTAACGTTTCAAAGTACAATATACTCTATTTAAACTTACTCCTTCCAATTGCTCTGTCTGTTGTTAATAACATTTTATTTAAAATTTCGTTGAAAACGACAAAGCCAAAGAAATATCTTGTTATAGGTAGGCAAGAAGAGTTAAAACCTATTCTGGATGAGATAACCCAAAAATCAAAAGGAAGATATGTCTTTGCTGATTTTATTAATCCATCGCCAGTTACATTTAGACAAAAAGTTATACATTACGATAATGTTCTTATTGGTGATTACGAATTGTACGAAAGAATAAAGGACGAGATACAAGATGATATAAAATTAAAGAATGTTGAGTACCTTTCTGAGCTTTCAGAAAAGCTGTTGAAAAGAATACCGATAGCAGTCATTCAGAAATTTAAAGAGTATTACGAATTGGAATTCAGCAAAGCGAAAGAGTCTCCAGCAAAAAGACTTCTGGATATAATTGGTGGAACATTTGGTCTAATATTATTCTCACCATTTATGCTAATAACTGCGATAGCGATACTTATCGAAGATGGAAGGCCTGTGGTATTTAAGCAACTGAGAGTAGGAAAAGATGGGAAATATTTCGAATTTATCAAACTCCGGTCTCTTAAAAACGATGGGTTCGATTCAAATAATCCAAACGGAACAATAGAGAAAAGACTGCTAAAGATAGGAAAAGTTATTAGATCTACGAGAATAGACGAATCGCTTCAATTCTGGCTAATACTGAAAGGAAAAATGAGTTTAGTAGGACCTAGACCAGAGATGATAGAATACCACAGATTATACAGTCAGCAAATACCATTTTACGAATATCGCCTGAAACTAAAACCAGGGCTTACAGGATGGGCACAAATAAACTTTAAACACACAACAACTTTGGAAGAGTATATGAAAAAGACAGAATATGATTTATATTACGTTAAGAACAGAAGCACACTTATGGATTTAAGAATTATTTTGCAAACGATAGAAGTTATATTCTGGAGAAAAGGAGCGAAATAA